A window from Opitutia bacterium ISCC 52 encodes these proteins:
- a CDS encoding substrate-binding domain-containing protein yields the protein MARPRSQKVLELKEKLIRRIEHGYYQPGSRFLSNRALGQRFEISYQTADTLLRELVAEGYLFRKPGSGTFLRGEAPQWQGVDLVLNERAKRKGSFGALLRDRLLEEFSKVGIAVRTRWDSPSLRFSVGSLPVFWECDQLPQVLLDEGRYCMLINKTPPKGLSAAFVDAVSVDDHSGGVAAGELVKARTRAKQIVILGGPQSDQRCVDRVRGFQEVVPESKAVFADSWFYEDGIKAVESILEKKPQVVFCANDRLAQALLDTVKREWVSPPRVIGFDDAPIAEQMNLTTIAMPWQEIADNVVEVVQKRMSGDTSTAITRILAPRPVLRATL from the coding sequence ATGGCGCGTCCCCGTTCACAAAAAGTTTTAGAGCTTAAAGAAAAGCTCATACGCCGAATTGAGCATGGCTACTATCAGCCAGGTAGCCGGTTTCTATCGAACCGAGCCTTGGGTCAGCGCTTTGAAATTAGCTACCAAACCGCCGATACCTTGCTTCGTGAACTGGTCGCTGAAGGTTACTTGTTTCGGAAGCCGGGCAGTGGAACTTTTTTGCGTGGAGAAGCACCCCAATGGCAAGGTGTAGATTTAGTGCTCAACGAACGAGCCAAGCGGAAAGGCAGCTTCGGCGCGTTGCTTCGGGATCGATTGTTGGAGGAATTTTCCAAAGTGGGAATTGCCGTGCGAACGCGTTGGGATAGTCCTTCGCTTCGGTTCAGTGTGGGAAGCCTCCCTGTCTTTTGGGAGTGTGATCAATTGCCGCAGGTTTTGTTGGATGAAGGTCGTTACTGTATGTTGATCAATAAAACGCCTCCCAAGGGACTATCTGCGGCCTTTGTGGATGCAGTAAGCGTAGATGATCATTCTGGAGGCGTTGCAGCCGGAGAATTGGTAAAAGCGAGGACTCGAGCCAAACAGATTGTGATCTTGGGTGGTCCTCAAAGTGATCAACGCTGTGTCGATCGTGTGAGGGGTTTTCAGGAAGTGGTTCCGGAATCCAAAGCGGTGTTTGCTGACAGTTGGTTCTATGAGGATGGCATCAAAGCTGTGGAGTCCATTTTGGAGAAAAAGCCTCAAGTTGTATTTTGTGCGAATGACCGATTGGCTCAGGCGTTACTCGATACGGTGAAAAGGGAATGGGTATCACCACCCCGAGTAATTGGGTTTGATGATGCGCCGATCGCTGAGCAGATGAATTTGACCACGATTGCCATGCCTTGGCAGGAGATTGCGGACAATGTGGTCGAGGTGGTGCAGAAACGCATGAGTGGAGATACCTCGACTGCAATCACCCGGATTTTGGCACCCAGGCCTGTTCTCAGGGCGACGTTGTAG
- a CDS encoding SDR family oxidoreductase encodes MAIELKGKVIVIIGGTTGIGGSAAEACVKAGAKVIVVGRSQESCDLITEKLGTSGKALAADATHIDTADQAIDLALESFGGFHGLYHVAGGSGRKFGDGPLHEITDEGWEKTLNWNLTSLFQSNRAAAKRFLELGHGGSVLNLGSVLGYSPSPKYFSTHAYATTKAAIIGFTKSVAAYYAEKNIRFNVLAPALVETPMAQRAAEDDTIQNFIKTKQPLDGGRISIPSDLDQAALYFLGDGSKFTTGQVLTVDGGWTVSEGQY; translated from the coding sequence ATGGCTATCGAACTTAAAGGAAAAGTCATCGTTATCATTGGCGGAACTACCGGTATAGGTGGGAGCGCAGCCGAAGCTTGCGTGAAGGCGGGCGCCAAGGTCATCGTAGTGGGCCGTTCGCAGGAAAGTTGTGACCTGATCACAGAAAAATTAGGAACGAGTGGTAAGGCCCTGGCCGCGGACGCCACACATATTGATACCGCCGACCAAGCCATCGACCTTGCATTAGAATCCTTTGGCGGTTTCCACGGACTCTACCACGTCGCTGGAGGCAGCGGTCGCAAATTTGGCGATGGACCGCTCCACGAAATCACCGACGAGGGTTGGGAAAAGACGCTGAACTGGAACCTCACTTCTCTATTCCAATCCAATCGCGCCGCAGCCAAGCGCTTTCTTGAACTGGGTCATGGCGGCAGTGTGCTCAACCTCGGCTCCGTGCTCGGCTATTCCCCTTCCCCGAAATATTTCTCCACCCACGCCTACGCCACCACCAAAGCAGCCATCATCGGCTTCACAAAGTCCGTGGCCGCTTACTACGCGGAAAAAAATATCCGTTTCAATGTCCTCGCCCCAGCGCTGGTTGAAACTCCCATGGCTCAGCGAGCCGCAGAAGACGACACCATCCAGAACTTCATCAAAACCAAACAACCGCTCGACGGCGGCCGCATCAGCATCCCTTCCGATCTTGATCAAGCGGCCCTCTACTTTCTCGGCGACGGCTCCAAATTCACTACCGGTCAAGTGCTCACTGTCGATGGAGGATGGACAGTAAGCGAGGGACAGTATTGA
- a CDS encoding Gfo/Idh/MocA family oxidoreductase: protein MNTLPQGQTLDSKTRRTFLKTMLAAGAAPIVLPSMTSAAHHGKKIKLGIIGTGGRGQWIAKLFAKHGGYEVVAGADYFQDKLDAFSATLNVAKDKCFSGLNGYKKLIESGGVDAVAIITPPYFHPEQAEAAVKAGKHVYLAKPIAVDVPGTLSIEENGALATKKGLTYLVDFQTRANEFFKEAVKRVHDGALGTLSFGESSYHANDPFKAAADVLGPDPSNPEARLRVWGVDRVLSGDIITEQNIHTLDVMSWIMNKDPIKATGTFNQKVRPWGNCSDHFSVIYDYGNGVDVSFTSRQFAAHGTKPDGIRNRMFGENGTLETQYSGPVLLRGIKGSFYRGGDSSGLYESGAVNNIVDFHKAIKAGDANNDTVAPSVQSNLVTILGREAAYSGKTVTWKKLLKSKKSMKLDLELTA, encoded by the coding sequence ATGAACACCCTACCCCAAGGTCAAACCTTAGATTCCAAAACGCGTCGCACATTTCTAAAGACGATGCTCGCTGCAGGAGCCGCTCCAATCGTGTTACCATCGATGACATCCGCAGCCCATCACGGTAAGAAAATCAAACTCGGCATCATCGGCACAGGCGGTCGCGGCCAATGGATCGCCAAACTGTTTGCTAAGCACGGCGGGTACGAGGTCGTTGCCGGAGCGGATTACTTCCAAGACAAACTGGATGCGTTTTCGGCCACGCTCAATGTGGCAAAGGATAAATGCTTTTCCGGATTAAATGGATATAAGAAGCTGATCGAAAGTGGTGGTGTCGATGCGGTCGCCATAATCACGCCCCCCTACTTTCATCCGGAACAGGCGGAAGCTGCGGTCAAAGCTGGCAAACATGTTTATCTGGCAAAACCGATTGCAGTCGATGTGCCCGGAACCTTATCCATTGAGGAGAACGGAGCCCTGGCAACCAAGAAGGGACTGACCTATCTGGTGGATTTCCAGACCCGGGCCAATGAATTTTTCAAAGAAGCTGTTAAACGCGTTCACGATGGCGCACTCGGAACTCTCAGTTTTGGTGAGTCTTCCTATCATGCGAATGATCCTTTCAAGGCCGCTGCGGATGTCTTGGGACCAGATCCAAGTAACCCGGAGGCACGCCTGCGTGTATGGGGCGTGGATCGCGTTCTCTCTGGCGACATCATTACCGAGCAAAACATCCATACCTTGGACGTGATGAGTTGGATCATGAACAAAGATCCGATCAAAGCCACCGGTACGTTTAACCAAAAGGTTCGCCCTTGGGGAAACTGCAGCGATCACTTCTCAGTGATTTACGATTACGGGAATGGAGTAGACGTCAGTTTCACTTCACGACAGTTTGCGGCTCACGGCACTAAACCCGATGGCATTCGTAACCGCATGTTCGGAGAAAACGGAACCCTCGAAACACAATACTCCGGTCCTGTGCTTCTACGCGGCATCAAAGGTAGCTTCTACCGAGGTGGCGACTCATCCGGTCTCTACGAAAGTGGAGCCGTGAACAACATAGTCGATTTCCACAAGGCTATCAAAGCAGGCGATGCCAACAACGACACCGTGGCCCCCAGCGTGCAAAGCAATCTAGTCACCATTCTAGGACGTGAAGCTGCCTACTCAGGTAAGACGGTGACTTGGAAGAAACTTCTCAAGTCAAAGAAGTCCATGAAACTCGATCTGGAGTTGACCGCATGA
- a CDS encoding sugar phosphate isomerase/epimerase, whose translation MNRREAIKTGALLSAGTLASPRLFSDNHQHSFKIGACDWSIKRMLEPEAFRLGKEIGLDGIQYSFDARGRGWDLRTKENREDIRKIVKETGVGISSLAIGLLNRVSFAQTEEGEQLVHQCIQTMATLKKEAAQLDDQNLAQKVAPNLVLLAFFGQGDIDGHQHLLDATVEKLKRVAPKAEKHGITLGLETWLNEADHRYILDKADSPAVKVYYDTANANKMGYDIYKEIKSLGSENICEIHCKENGFLLGRGRIAFERVRGILKQIEYKGWLVIESAVPKGMEVRRAYQNNADYLRSVFK comes from the coding sequence ATGAACCGACGCGAAGCCATCAAGACTGGCGCACTATTATCTGCCGGCACACTCGCATCACCCAGACTCTTTTCCGATAACCACCAACACAGTTTTAAAATTGGAGCCTGCGATTGGTCGATCAAACGCATGCTTGAGCCGGAAGCATTTCGCTTAGGTAAAGAAATTGGGCTGGATGGTATCCAATACTCCTTCGACGCCCGTGGTCGTGGCTGGGACCTTCGAACGAAAGAAAATCGCGAGGACATTCGAAAGATTGTCAAAGAAACTGGAGTTGGTATCTCCTCCTTGGCAATCGGTCTTCTCAACAGGGTCTCGTTTGCCCAGACCGAGGAAGGCGAACAGCTGGTTCATCAGTGTATCCAAACCATGGCTACATTAAAAAAGGAAGCTGCCCAGCTCGACGACCAGAATCTAGCGCAAAAGGTTGCGCCCAATCTGGTCCTTCTGGCCTTCTTTGGACAAGGTGACATCGATGGACATCAGCACCTACTTGATGCCACCGTCGAAAAATTGAAACGGGTCGCGCCCAAAGCCGAGAAGCACGGCATTACGCTCGGACTCGAAACCTGGCTCAACGAAGCAGACCACCGCTACATTCTGGATAAGGCCGACTCCCCGGCCGTGAAAGTTTACTACGACACAGCCAACGCCAACAAGATGGGCTACGATATCTACAAAGAAATCAAAAGCCTGGGCAGTGAGAACATCTGTGAGATTCACTGCAAAGAAAACGGCTTTCTACTCGGACGTGGCCGCATCGCATTCGAACGCGTGCGAGGCATTCTGAAGCAGATCGAATACAAAGGCTGGCTCGTCATCGAATCCGCTGTGCCCAAGGGCATGGAAGTGAGGAGAGCCTACCAGAATAA